AGACATTTTTTTGAGAAAAGGATTGCTTTCTGCAAAACGTGTTCATACAATTCGCTCCGTGCTGTTACTAAATGTAACGACCTGTATCAAAGAGTCGCCAGTTGTTTCAGAGCGACCTTGAGCGAACGGAGCAAACGTTTCCGGCGACTCAAAGACCATAACGGCATAGCAATGCCGACAAACAATCGGGGCTTCGGGAACGAAAAAATGGACCGTAGCAGCGAGACGCTGGAATCTATCCGCGAAATCAATCTGTCGTACATCATGCTCGCGCAACGTATGTTGCGCGAGGACAAGCCAGTCGGGATGTTCCGGCTGGGTCTGTCGTCGGAATTGGCTGATTTGCTGGCCGGTCTGTCTCTCGCGCAGATCGTCAAGCTGGCCTCTTCCGACCAGCTTTTATGCTTTTTCCGCTTCAACGATCACACGATGCTGTCGGCGTTGACGCAGACGTCGAAGCACACAGAAGTCGCTTCGACGCATACGGCGATTCTGCTTGCCGGCCAGCCCGCAGAGCAGTTTGCCTGAACGGGAGGCCGCCATGCTCAAGCGAAGCTTGACCGAAGACGCGCAAGAAGTGTTTCGCGCAATCGCGCTGATCGAACTCGGCGCGCGCATGCAGGTGCTGGAAAGCGAACTGACGCTTTCCCGCGACCGCATGATCCGTCTGTACCGTGAAGTCAAAGGCGCATCGCCACCGAAAGGCATGCTGCCGTTCTCGGCCGACTGGTACATGACGTGGCTCGCGAATATCCACGCGTCGCTGTTCTATAACACGTACCTGTT
The genomic region above belongs to Paraburkholderia edwinii and contains:
- the flhD gene encoding flagellar transcriptional regulator FlhD, with translation MDRSSETLESIREINLSYIMLAQRMLREDKPVGMFRLGLSSELADLLAGLSLAQIVKLASSDQLLCFFRFNDHTMLSALTQTSKHTEVASTHTAILLAGQPAEQFA